TCTCTTAACCTAATGAAATATAGACCGTATCTTCTGTCTTTTCTTTAATTGGGCTTAACTGCTCTGTTTTTTCCCTCTACTGGGGGAATACATGCTACGTTTTGTAACTGTTACTTTTTCTAATTAACAAACAAATGCTCTTCAGTGTGCCCACCACAACTTTGACTATGAATATCTTCTTTATGATCCAATGATAAACATAATGACTCTTTGATAATAATAATGCCTCAACATTTTGACATtttacaaatcaataaataaaactttggactgcttgcatacatacataattttTAGGTCCTAGATTCCAGGTTATTAAATTTTCACCAGCCTTTTATTGTGGATCTAATTGTAGATTAtccacataataataatatattttaaataaagatatCATAAGAAATATCTTACCTGCTGTTCTTTATTCAGTGTCAGGCAAGCACATGAGACGGAGAACTGTATAACAAACACTAGCAAAAGTATAATCATATACTGAAATAGTTCAGTTAAAGTAATCAAAACTGCATTTGCAGAAATGATACAcatgcatttgtttgtttatttgtttgatcATTCactcattttatttgtttgtttgacttttatgcacccaactcaaccaagtgactctgtgcggcatgccacacacacacatagatataATGTAGtgatacaaatttaaaaagctaTGATATTTTGATCTGGTTCAAAGGAAGCCCAGTTGAATGGAGAGATGACACGATGGAGCACATTTTGGATTATGATAATGCCAAAATTTCTACCTCTTCCATCAACTACATGCATGTCAGCTACATGCAACCAGGCAGCATTCTATATGTGGCCTCCAAATCATTCCAGCTTTGTTTCAGTTGCAATtttccaacctgaccctgggtctTCTTGAATCATCAGCTCCTTCTTTGCCTCACACCCCTTGAATAATTCTAATTAGATTATTTCCTAATGTAACAATTGAAATAACTGAATTTGCATGTAAAATAAAAGTGGTGCATGCTATATTCACATTTAGTAAGAGGAGATGTTGTTAGAATTTTCTGGAATGCAAAGTAATTTTACCTGCTGTGTAGTAAATATCTGGCACCTTTGTACAAGCTTTCCTTCTGAACttctggtaaaggtaaaggtttccctgtcagtcgtgtccaactctagggcatgatgctcatctccatttcttgcctgagggagccagcattgtccaaagacaattaCCATGGTCATATGGCTAGCTTGGTTATAtgtcaaaggtgcatggaatgctgttatcttcacaCCTTCCCAATAAGTAGTACCTATTaaattacttgcatttgcatgcttttgaactgctaggtgggcaggagctagggcaaGTAATAGGggatcaccccattacacggatcTTGGGTCTCATACCAAACTATCTGCtctccaactgacaagctcagtgtctttaaccactgaatcATTGCACCTCTTTCTGAacttaatttagtttaatttgcATAAAATCTGCAGTCAAATAACAACATAAGTTACATGAATATTTACACACTGAGCTATCtcctctacaggtaatcctcactttacaaccatttgttaatGATGGTACAAAATTGCAATAACCTTGAAAAAAGTGattgtacaatgaaattgaaCAATCTTCTCTCTGGAAACTCTGGGaactcaataaacaaacaaactcaagATTTAATCTGCAGCCATTTGAAAGAAACCAGTTATACCACTGGAGAAAGATGTTACTGTCTAACTTTTAGTGTTGTAAAAAGATAGAAGTtgagttccttttttaaaaaaaataacatttattttcctGTACTTAAAATGATTTCAGCAAAATACTGCTTTCTAGTTAATGAACCTGCCATGAAATAGAAGAAACTGTGAAGTTGTTATTCAAAGGAGTTACAGAAAAATAGGCAAAATATGTTAGATTACTTTCAAGTCAAAGGATACAAAGAAAAGCAAGACCTGGTGGTGTTTGATGGCCCCAATCAGTCCCACCAGAGCAATCAGGAACAGAAAGATTCCAACGGCGACTGCTACTCCAACAACACGGAAACTGGAGATGAGGCCAAAGCCAATGCCCCAAGCTGCAATTCCAATCAGCAACAGGCTGACCAActgttaaaaaagagaaaaagtgaagaaaagtTTTGCTTATATGTTAGAGCAGTGTAGCGTTCCTTCCCTAACCAAGTGAAAGGTGAACATATTCAAATCAGTACAATAATCTTGGTCCAAACATTCCCACAAACATTTCTCCTGGGTATAAAATATATTCACAATAACTTAAAGAGTTAAATCTAGCTTAATTTTCATGATCTTAAAAATCTCCTGTTTGACATGCTACTTTAACTCTCTTAAAATGCTTATGGCAGTTTTAAAATTATGCAAAGTTCCTTTTGGAAACCAAAGACAATCATAAAGAAAATCAGCAAATCCAGATAGGAAGTTGTCGTTCATTAATTTCATTGATAATAATgctacttttaattgtacattatgcattaaaaaaaaaccattgtaaTATACATGTTCATGTTCACAAGTTTGATGAGtttatagcttttttaaaaaaatcacaagaaaaaaaattgaagtaaAGCGTTTTATGGATAACAGtatggaagtggtttgtcattattttcttttctgaaatatttccacAATATTTTTAATGCCCTGTTTAGCTCAGAGTTTTGCAGTTTTCTGGCAATCTCCCATGTGCTCATCTGGTTTGACCTGAttagttgcttttttcttttcttaagatCATCCAAGGTCAGCTAAATTCTGCCATTTAGTTCATAATTTTGAATTAATCTTTGTAACAGCAGCTCTTAATCAACCTttgaaaaacatgtaaaaaaatgtatccttaattaataaaaaatatcctgatatCTATGAACAATGGAAAATTAATGCTTTAATTTACAGTACTAGAGCCATACTGGAAATTAAATGGCAATTCGGCTTCACATAGGACATCAGAAATCCACACTCTTTTAGTAGATGGCAGgcaataaatatatataccaCTTGGAATAGAGGAAGAGATTAACCTGTGTCATTTGTATAATGTCACGTTAACATTTTTGAatggaatacaggtaatcctggtTTAGTGAGTGCAATTACAACACTCACAACAAAGTAACTTAAATTTAACTTAAACATACCGTAAATCTTTACATTTATGACCTAATCAGGTCATAatttataaagcaaaggaaagttaaGGTATGATCACAAGCACAGCTGTGATTTCATTTAGCTTTGTTTAACAATcaagttgctggtcccaactgTAGTCACTAAACCAGGATTTCTTATAAAGGTTTTTACTTTTTCCCAgcctttaaataaaattaagtcaAAGTCTGCATAGCACTTTTCCTCCCTAGTACCACATTTCAAAATTGACAGCTTTGGCACAAAGAAATATTTGACAAGCTATGTTTTAAGTGGAGGAAATCACTTTTTAAATGCAGGAAGCCTCACCTTTCCTGtttctgtaaaaaagaaaaatactgaaaacagAGCTATTGTAACACAGAATAGCACCTACAATCAAGTGCCATTCAGAAAATACCAGAAATAAAAACCAACAGTATGTTGGCCATACTGTCAGGAAAGTTGCAATCCTAATGCATGTGGAGACTACCAGACTGGGCAACTTTCTGACCTCTAGGTGACACAAAGCTTCCCAAAACAACGCTTCCATTCTATTCGGTATAAAAGCTAAATGGTTAGTCCACTTGTGTGCACAAGTGGTTTAAACAACTATGCTGATATCACCTACTTCCAAGAAGCTGGTAAGTTTATGCAATATTCAGTAATGTTTTATTGTGACTGATCCAGAATTGAAGGGCACAAGCTTTCTCATAAATATCTGGCTTTTTTATTGTACACAATCCCAGGATTGTGTGATGTTTACCGACAGCCAAAATGGGATGAATTTGATATATCAACCCAACCACTATGTCTTCTCTAGTACTAGCAGTCCCAGTCCCAAAAATTGTTGCAACATCCATGTTTTGAGTAGTTTCCAAATTTTGCCTTAATCCTGTTGGTAGATTTATAGTGGTACATGAATAGTATTAATTCCATTTTTACTTTTCTATTGTAGTTTTATTAGTCTAATTTAGTGTACAGTTCAAACTGTTGAAATGTATTCAATGAATTCATTCCCTGACCAGAAAAAAATGTCTTTGATAAGATGTAAAAAGCAGGAAAGCAATTCAGTAACAGTTTAAACTCATTTACAACTATCTATATGCAGTAAAAATTCAAGCACAAGATGTCaataatgaatatttattttaaaagttgacTTGCTGGACCTTTACAGAAGAATGTGATAACACTATTGCACAATACTGCGATTATAATAAAAGGTAAGGTATACATTATGCAAATTAAAACACTCATTCTCAAACTCTGGAATACTATCCAATGTAAATGTTTAGTTTCAACAGGATCCAGTAATTGTTTGCAAGCCCCAGTAATTGTTTGCAAGCCTCAGTAATCTTCATCATTATAATTCCTTGTCATCTTGCCAGCTTAATCTTGTTTCCCAGGTtctatggtttttaaatgtaacAATATGAAGGCCTATATTGAAACTAACCTGGAACACAGGCTTTGAGTAATTAAACCTTCAACTAAATAGACaatattttactgcaggtttgaaaggaaaatatagccacctatctccataagcccatctcagacacaccagcaacagccaagcctcctacaactgaccccatcccattgggttcacatcccctagtgatcacaaaaaaggaagtgcaggacctatttcacagacaaaagccaggaaaagctccaggcccagacaagataactccttcttgcttaaaagtctgtgctgaccaattggcctccatcttcacccatatcttcaataaatcactagagatgtgctatgttccgtcttgcttcaaatgctctatcattatcccagtgccgaagaagcccactatcaaggaactgaatgactacagaccagttgctttaacatctgtaatcatgaaagcttttgaaaggctagtgctttcctacttgaaaaccatcacggatccgctgttagaccctttgcaatttgtataccgagcaaatagatcaacagatgatgctgttaatatggctctgcactacatcctacaacatcttgaatctccaaagacctatgtaagggtcctctttgtagactttagttcagcatttaataccatcattccagacactcttctaactaagctaaaccagctacaagtacctgaacagacttgtaagtggatcacaagcttcctaacaaacaggaagcaacaggtaaacaggtaaagctaagcaggatcacatcagatatctgtacaattagcacaggggacccccaaggctgtgtgctcttcccacttctcttctctctgtataccaatgactgcatcagtaaaatatttacagatccctcacatcctggacataaactgtttcaactcctaccatcaaaacgacgctatagagcactgcacaccagaacaactagacacaagaacgttttttttccgaaggccatcactctgctaaagaaataattccctcaacactgtcaaactatttactaaatctacactgctattaatcttctcatcgtttccatcaccaatctctttccacttatgactgtatgactgtaactttttgttgctatcattaagggttaaattgtaacctatgaccatcatttgtgttgtaaatgttgtacctttgatgaaggtttttttcccccttttatgtacactgagagcatatgcaccaaaacaattcCCTTATGTGTccaatgtgtccaatcacaattggccaataaattctattctattctattctattattcagcATTCAGGATGCTTCACATATGATGTGGCAAGATACACTTTTCCATTACTTCCTTAACTGGGACCTGAATCACGTGATTTGACTACACATGATAGTTTTTCATCTATGTGCTGATGTCAGAGGTTGCAATGTTTTCCGATTTACTGCATGACTtaactttctatttttaaaagcttAATAATTTAATGCAAAGTTAAAGTATAGTAACCACATTTCTAATGTTTGAAAATGAGAATTCTaactttttaaagttaatttaagacaaaaaacaaaacaagataagATGGCAATAGCTGTTTTGTGGGATAGTTTTGAAGTTCAAAAGTCATGGATAATGTGATATCATGTAGAGCATGATTCTGAAAAGTCCTGTTTTATTTCAGACTGCTCCAATGTCCAAACAACTTAACTGTAGCCTTACCAAAGGGGCTGTCCATAAAAAGGGGCTGAGGCTGGAAAGGGATTTCCTGACATCAGAATttactgcttttaaaaagtttctcaCACATCTAGAATAGATTATGAATGTTGCTAGAACAAAATTATCTGGAAGTTTACCTTAATCTACAATTTGGGTTTCTGTGATACTCATCCAGCTGCTTCCATGAAAAACTACAGATATGACAAGGtaaagtagtagtagtaaataaagtaGTCAAaataattagtaataaataaacaatgttttGATATGCATTAAATGGGTTTATTCAATATACTAAGTCAAAATGTGTAGATGCATCCATTTGCTTGTAAATCATGATTCAGGAACTAATGTAGAGATGTGCATGCTAAGAGTAACATGTGGCCTGACCATACTGTAACAAAATTCTGCTCCCCAGTATTTTTCCATGTAATAGTAATTAAAATTAACTACCGTTAATATTAGCTGAATACCAGTGCTCTGCcgtgaaactatgtgatcgggcttgataaatcgtcacttgcagcttgaaaattaatgagtagttacggaTCGGCCTctactctccccttctctcccttagccatgccccacagaagcctctgctttcttatcaccttctctcactcagtcttgccccacagaagcctcccctatcctatccccttctctccttcagccttgccccacaaaagcctccgctatcctatcctatccccttctctccttcagccttgcccCAAGAAGCCTCTGCTATCTTAACACCTTCTCTCACTCAGCCTTGCCCACAGAagccttccctatcctatccccttctctctctccaccttgccccacagaagcctcccctatcctatccccttctctctttccaccttgccccacagaagcctctcctatcctatccccttctctccttcaggcttgccccacagaagcctgccatatcctatccccttctctccctcaggcttgccccacagaagcctgccctatcctatccccttctctccctcaggattgccccacagaagcctctcctatcctatccccttctctccttcagccttgccccacagaatcctCTCCTATCCTATTACCTTCTGTCACCCAGGTTTGCCCCACAGAATCCTGCCCTATCctattctcttctctccctcagccttgccccatagaagcctgccctatcctatccccttctcttcctcaggattgccccacagaggcctctcctatcctatccccttctctccctcagccttgccacaCAGAAGCCTGCCCTATCCTATCCGCCTCTCTCCCTCAGgattgccccacagaaacctctGCTATCTTATAACCTTCTCtcactcagccttgccccacagaagcctcccctatcctatccccttctctcactCAGGCTTAccccacagaggcctctcctatcctatccccttctctccttcagccttgccccacagaagcctctgctATCTTATCACCTTCTCTcactcagccttgccccatagaagccttccctatcctatcccctcctCTTTCTCAGGCTTGTCCCATAAAagccttccctatcctatccccttctccacctcaggcttgccccacagacgccttgcctatcctatccccttctctccttcagccttgccccacagaagcctctgctATCTTATCACCTTCTCTcactcagccttgccccataaaagccttccctatcctatcccctcctCTTTCTCAGGCTTGTCCCATAAAagccttccctatcctatccccttctccacctcaggcttgccccacagacgccttccctatcctatccccttctctccctcagaagaagcctcccctatctcatccccttgccccacagaagcctcccctatctcatccccttctctctccaccttgccccacagaagcctcccctatcctatccccttctctccttcagccttgccccacagaaacctctGCTATCTTATCACCTTCTCTcattcagccttgccccacagaagcctgccctatcctatccccttctctccctcaggcttgccccacagaagcctgcccTATCCtaaccccttctctccctcctatcCTATCAACTTTTCTCACCcagttttgactacttgttgtctgtttgatagaaaagctgttatccaattgtggagaggtcctgagatgccgtaggattttagttttaggagaagtttatcatgtactactgagtcgaaagttttacagaagtctatgtagattgcatttattgctttgccctgatcaagatttgtagtccatatgtttttgcagtgaagaagttgtaaattacatgataatttttttctgaaaccaaattgtttattagagagtaggttgtttcttATCACCTTCTCTCACTCAGACTTGCCTCACAGAagccttccctatcctatccccttctctccctcagcctggccccacagaaacctctgctatcctatccccttctctccctcaggcttgcccacaGAAGCCTTTTCTATcttatcctcttctctccctcaggtttaccccacagaggcctctcctatcctatccccttctctccttcagccttgtcccacagaagcctcccctattctATCCCCTCTTTCTCAATCTtatcccacagaagcctctcctatcctatcccctgcttgctgctgtgaaagtaaaactttaACTCCTCTCTTCtgtttgtgttttgcatttggaacagatttcttttcaggtggggacggggagtagaactccttagcatcagagtgctGTTTGGAAagtgctgtgtgagcaagaaggagacaggaaggagcctggctgtgacttagctcaactgttctgttgtaaagctgcttgctgctgtgaaagtaaaactgaaactgaaactcctctcctccgcttttcatttggaacagattttcagctggggagggggagtagaactccttaggaTTAGAgcctgttaataataatataggaaataggaATGCTTTgatagtcattttgaaaaatcctttcttagtgagcacctagaagccaagaggaacatacatggcaaatttcaagtttataggctttacagttctggagattttttGATGATGGATGAgtggtatttttttaatatatatatatatatattatatatatatatatatatgtatgtatgtatgtgtgtatatatatatatatataaaaaataccaCTCatccatcatatatatatatgttttctgaggttttcacgggtgtttgtatataggtctttggttgttcgggttttctcccatgtaaaattggaagtgtcttggcaacgtttcgacgaagtctcattcgtcatcttcaggcttcagcttcgtgcttctgggagcaatgtgtgatcgcagctatttcttccttttaactgctagtggggtgtgcactgattgggtgggagcttggctgtgctctgattggatggggttttctgtgctctgattggctgggggtgtgtcctgtgttggtgggggcttggttgtgctcagtctagtctgtgctgcagggggatttgagctggtgagctgcatagctgttgtttggctttgtggtcgtgctacatcttcatagtgggtgtcagtctgctgcatgaatggattggaggggtttgaaatggctaatgttgcagctgcggtctggcttctggtccttggtcgtgcttcatgatcagtgtgggtttgggtctgctttctgggtggatgtgcggtggtgacatcctgtgtggaccttgtgagtgtgggtctggtgtcattcctcgtgttagggactcgtttgtcaataaggcgggtttccaaatggctggtaggcggaggtgtcatctcgtttgttcatgctgtgtgggcgttttctatctcaatggcttctctgattattctgttgttaaagtgttcagttttggcgatagttctggtcttttaaagtcaatatcatgtcctgtgactttaaagtgttggaccagggaagaagttagttcctcttttttgaatgagttcttgtgttcttcaatgcgtgcacttattcttctgttggtttgtccaatgtatgtggtggggcaggcggtgca
Above is a window of Ahaetulla prasina isolate Xishuangbanna chromosome 4, ASM2864084v1, whole genome shotgun sequence DNA encoding:
- the TSPAN13 gene encoding tetraspanin-13 isoform X2, with the protein product MVCGGFSCSKNCLCALNLLYTLVSLLLIGIAAWGIGFGLISSFRVVGVAVAVGIFLFLIALVGLIGAIKHHQVLLFFYMIILLLVFVIQFSVSCACLTLNKEQQSKLLEVGWNNTNNARQDIQRNLNCCGFHNVSDDTSCSAILGVWLTYRYRNQKDPRANPSAFL